The Candidatus Amarolinea dominans genome has a segment encoding these proteins:
- a CDS encoding glycosyltransferase family 4 protein, with product MLLGIDASRALRPASQRTGTELYSRQLIESLLRLAPTRPAPPSLRLYTDVAPDQTTRQAWAGADWRIIPSPRLWTHARLSLEMLRRPPDVLFVPAHVLPLWRPRRTLVTIHDLGYLFFPQAHPLRQRLYLDLTTRWHGRVATHILADSHATAHDLTRRLGVDARRISVVYPGFTPTMQRPADPSLLQRTAAAYGLSAPYFFYVGTLQPRKNLVRVAQAFAHLLTRWAAERPDAAPPQLVLAGKPGWLSDQVLAPIRGLGLGDQVRILGYVPQTDLPALLSGAAALVFPSLYEGFGFPILEAQACGVPVLTSSTSSCPEVAGAGALLVDPHDTDAIAAGLWRLLTEPALAQSLIAHGQHNLRRFRWEITAQQVFDILQL from the coding sequence ATGTTACTGGGCATTGATGCCAGCCGCGCCCTGCGCCCGGCAAGTCAACGCACCGGCACGGAGCTTTACTCCCGCCAGCTCATCGAATCGCTGCTGCGCCTGGCGCCCACGCGGCCCGCGCCGCCATCTCTGCGCCTCTACACCGATGTGGCGCCCGATCAGACCACCCGCCAGGCCTGGGCCGGCGCGGACTGGCGCATCATCCCCAGCCCGCGCCTGTGGACGCACGCCCGCCTTAGCCTGGAGATGCTGCGTCGCCCGCCGGATGTGCTCTTTGTGCCGGCGCACGTGCTGCCCCTATGGCGCCCGCGGCGCACCCTGGTGACGATTCACGACCTGGGCTATCTCTTCTTCCCGCAGGCGCACCCGCTGCGCCAGCGTCTCTACCTGGACCTGACCACCCGCTGGCATGGGCGCGTCGCCACGCACATCCTGGCCGATTCGCACGCCACCGCCCATGATCTGACCCGGCGCCTGGGGGTGGACGCTCGGCGCATCAGCGTGGTTTATCCCGGCTTCACCCCCACCATGCAACGGCCCGCTGATCCGAGCCTGCTGCAGAGGACCGCCGCGGCTTATGGCCTGTCCGCGCCCTACTTCTTCTATGTGGGCACCCTGCAGCCGCGCAAGAACCTGGTGCGCGTGGCGCAGGCCTTTGCCCACCTCCTGACGCGCTGGGCGGCTGAACGCCCGGACGCAGCGCCCCCGCAACTGGTGCTGGCCGGCAAGCCTGGTTGGCTCTCGGACCAGGTGCTGGCGCCGATCCGCGGCCTCGGACTGGGCGACCAGGTGCGCATCCTCGGCTACGTGCCGCAAACGGACTTGCCGGCGCTGCTGTCCGGCGCGGCGGCCCTGGTCTTTCCCTCGCTATACGAAGGCTTCGGCTTCCCGATCCTGGAGGCGCAGGCGTGCGGCGTACCGGTGTTGACATCTTCCACGTCATCGTGTCCGGAAGTGGCCGGCGCGGGCGCGCTGCTTGTGGATCCACACGACACAGACGCCATCGCGGCTGGCCTGTGGCGCCTGCTGACGGAGCCGGCGCTGGCGCAAAGCCTGATCGCGCACGGCCAGCACAACCTGCGCCGATTCCGCTGGGAAATCACCGCCCAACAGGTGTTCGACATACTACAACTGTAA
- a CDS encoding threonylcarbamoyl-AMP synthase — translation MKTLVISTDMPDAVAQAVAVLTAGGLVAFPTDTVYGVGAHALLPDAVKRLFAAKVRPEGKAIPLLLGEAADLERVSCDVPALAWRLIAALWPGALTLVVPRGPLLPDIVTAGGPSVAVRLPDHALPRTLAQRLGAPLAATSANLSGQAAAITADAVLAQLDGRIELLLDGGPCAGGVASTVVDLTVQPPAILRPGALDLARLRRLLAAD, via the coding sequence ATGAAAACGCTGGTCATCTCTACCGACATGCCGGACGCCGTGGCGCAAGCGGTGGCGGTCCTGACCGCGGGCGGACTGGTGGCTTTCCCCACCGATACCGTCTACGGCGTCGGCGCGCATGCCCTGCTGCCGGACGCGGTGAAGCGCCTCTTCGCGGCCAAAGTGCGCCCGGAGGGCAAGGCCATTCCGCTTCTGCTCGGCGAGGCGGCCGACCTGGAACGTGTCAGTTGTGACGTGCCGGCGCTGGCGTGGCGGCTGATCGCGGCCTTGTGGCCGGGCGCCCTGACCCTGGTGGTGCCACGCGGCCCCTTGCTGCCGGACATCGTCACCGCGGGCGGGCCGTCGGTGGCCGTGCGTCTGCCAGACCATGCCCTGCCGCGCACCCTGGCGCAGCGCCTGGGCGCGCCGCTGGCCGCCACCAGCGCCAATCTATCGGGCCAGGCCGCAGCCATTACCGCAGACGCGGTGCTGGCGCAGCTCGACGGCCGCATCGAACTGCTGCTGGACGGCGGCCCCTGTGCGGGCGGCGTGGCCTCCACCGTGGTTGACCTCACCGTGCAGCCACCGGCCATTTTACGCCCTGGCGCGCTCGACCTGGCGCGGCTGCGGCGCCTGTTGGCTGCCGACTGA
- a CDS encoding HAD family phosphatase — translation MYRLIAFDVDGTLCAFSRDAEPGASMRVSPRFLAAATQVQARGVAITLATGRGVTPILPLATALGINVPLICYQGGWVYDLQTATTLHRSTLPVGLAHQVVAWVQPFDWDISVYQDGEIYLQRLHYPVAFYDRWFGLPWHHVSDLRQAITHDPEKIVFTGEPAMCDTIHAKLNAQFGEQIQVLRTHELFVELVPHGTSKGGALAWLAAQMGIRQEEVIAVGDSENDLSMIRWAGMGIAMGNATAQVKAAARWQAPTVDDDGAAVVLEHFVLDADSATNFTN, via the coding sequence ATGTATCGTTTGATCGCTTTCGATGTAGATGGCACCCTCTGCGCCTTTTCCAGGGACGCCGAACCGGGCGCCTCGATGCGTGTCTCCCCACGCTTCCTGGCCGCAGCCACGCAGGTGCAGGCGCGTGGTGTGGCCATCACCCTGGCCACCGGCCGCGGCGTCACGCCCATACTCCCGCTCGCCACCGCCTTGGGCATCAACGTCCCATTGATCTGTTACCAGGGCGGCTGGGTCTATGACCTGCAGACCGCGACCACGCTGCACAGGTCTACCCTGCCGGTCGGCCTCGCACACCAGGTTGTGGCCTGGGTGCAGCCATTCGACTGGGACATCTCGGTCTATCAGGATGGCGAAATCTACCTGCAACGGCTGCACTATCCGGTTGCGTTCTATGACCGCTGGTTCGGCTTGCCCTGGCACCACGTCAGTGACCTGCGCCAGGCCATCACCCACGATCCGGAAAAAATCGTTTTCACCGGCGAGCCGGCCATGTGCGACACCATCCACGCCAAGCTCAACGCGCAGTTTGGGGAGCAGATCCAGGTTCTGCGCACGCACGAACTGTTCGTTGAACTGGTACCGCACGGAACATCCAAAGGCGGGGCGCTGGCCTGGCTGGCTGCACAGATGGGTATCCGCCAGGAGGAGGTGATTGCGGTGGGCGATTCTGAAAACGACCTGAGCATGATCCGTTGGGCAGGGATGGGGATCGCCATGGGCAATGCCACCGCGCAGGTCAAGGCCGCGGCCCGCTGGCAGGCCCCCACCGTTGACGATGACGGCGCTGCCGTCGTCCTGGAGCACTTTGTTCTCGATGCGGATTCGGCCACGAATTTCACGAATTGA
- a CDS encoding peptide chain release factor N(5)-glutamine methyltransferase: MMQVNARPAMFQRGNRYTPPVPETINPSFTFAWRLDPSTTVGRTMAAANQRLRSSNSETPRLDVEILLAFVLHTDRVGLYAHPERPLSATERAHFEELIERRRRHEPVAYLIGSRGFYGLDFLITPQVLVPRPETEILVEHAILAIESLDSRVALAPTAGSRTNGSNGHGPGNYPPYAQLYRPPTPGSGVLMADVGTGSGAIAVSVARHHPRVTIYASDISTDALAVAQKNATRMQVAERLQFLAGSLLSPLPQPVDIITANLPYVATADIPNLAPDIANYEPRLALDGGPNGTQLIEQLLSQAPSYLRPGGVLLLEIGSDQGFRVAALARHAFPAAEVTVFQDFAGLDRLVRVQ; this comes from the coding sequence ATGATGCAGGTCAATGCCAGACCGGCCATGTTCCAACGAGGGAACAGATATACCCCGCCCGTGCCAGAAACCATCAATCCTTCCTTTACATTCGCCTGGCGCCTCGATCCGAGCACGACCGTCGGCCGGACCATGGCCGCCGCCAACCAACGCCTCCGCAGCTCCAATTCCGAGACCCCCCGCCTCGATGTCGAAATTCTGCTGGCCTTTGTACTGCACACCGATCGCGTCGGGCTGTATGCCCACCCTGAACGCCCTCTCAGCGCGACGGAACGCGCCCACTTCGAAGAGCTGATCGAGCGCCGGCGCCGGCATGAGCCGGTGGCCTATCTCATCGGCAGCCGCGGCTTCTACGGGCTGGATTTTCTCATCACGCCCCAAGTGCTGGTGCCGCGACCAGAAACAGAAATCCTGGTTGAACATGCCATCCTGGCGATCGAGTCATTGGACAGTCGCGTGGCGCTTGCGCCGACCGCGGGCAGCCGAACGAACGGCAGCAACGGGCACGGGCCAGGCAATTACCCGCCCTACGCGCAGCTCTACCGGCCGCCGACCCCTGGCAGCGGCGTTCTCATGGCCGATGTCGGCACCGGCAGCGGCGCCATTGCCGTCAGCGTAGCCCGCCATCATCCCCGGGTGACGATCTACGCCAGCGACATTTCCACCGATGCGTTGGCCGTGGCCCAGAAAAACGCAACACGCATGCAGGTGGCCGAGCGCCTGCAATTCTTGGCCGGCAGCCTGCTCAGCCCGCTGCCGCAGCCGGTTGACATCATCACCGCCAATCTGCCCTACGTGGCGACGGCCGACATTCCTAACCTGGCGCCCGACATTGCCAACTACGAACCACGCCTGGCGCTCGATGGCGGACCGAACGGCACGCAACTCATCGAACAACTGCTCAGCCAGGCGCCGTCTTACCTGCGTCCTGGCGGCGTACTCCTGTTGGAAATCGGCAGCGATCAGGGCTTCCGGGTCGCGGCGCTGGCCCGCCATGCCTTCCCCGCCGCTGAGGTGACTGTTTTCCAGGACTTCGCCGGCCTGGACCGATTGGTGCGCGTGCAGTAG
- the prfA gene encoding peptide chain release factor 1, whose translation MFDKLDATVARYHELTRQLGDPALFNDNQRTVMREAAQEHAGLTALVETYLRYRQVVTHQAEASALLIGDNDPDLVALVREELTALAQEQTALAEQLHLLLVPKDPNDERNVIVEIRAGTGGDEAGLFAADLFRMITRYAEAHNWKVELLSSHESGIGGFKEIIFEVRGRGAYSRLKYESGVHRVQRVPSTESQGRIHTSTATVAVLPEMDEVEVDIRAEDLRIDVFRAGGPGGQSVNTTDSAVRITHLPSGLVVSSQDQKSQLQNKIKGMQILRARLYDAEQHRQNAALDATRRSQVGSGERAEKIRTYNFPQSRVTDHRIGKTLYQLEAVLAGDLDEFINELNTADQAERLQAAAESNE comes from the coding sequence ATGTTCGACAAACTAGATGCAACGGTTGCCCGTTATCATGAGTTGACCCGCCAGCTGGGCGATCCAGCGCTGTTCAACGACAATCAACGCACCGTGATGCGGGAAGCGGCGCAGGAGCACGCGGGTCTGACCGCGTTGGTGGAAACCTACCTGCGCTACCGGCAGGTTGTTACCCACCAGGCTGAGGCCAGCGCGCTGTTGATAGGCGACAATGATCCCGATCTGGTCGCCCTGGTGCGTGAAGAATTGACCGCCCTCGCCCAAGAGCAGACGGCCCTGGCAGAACAGTTGCACCTGCTGCTCGTGCCCAAGGACCCCAACGACGAGCGCAATGTCATTGTGGAAATTCGGGCCGGCACCGGCGGCGACGAGGCCGGCCTGTTTGCAGCCGACCTGTTTCGCATGATCACCCGCTATGCCGAAGCGCACAACTGGAAAGTGGAACTCCTCAGTTCGCATGAATCGGGCATCGGTGGCTTCAAAGAGATCATCTTCGAGGTGCGCGGCCGCGGCGCCTATTCGCGGCTGAAGTACGAGAGCGGCGTGCATCGCGTGCAGCGCGTGCCGTCCACCGAGTCACAGGGACGCATCCACACCTCCACGGCCACCGTAGCCGTGTTACCCGAAATGGATGAAGTGGAAGTGGACATCCGTGCGGAGGACTTGCGCATAGATGTCTTTCGCGCGGGCGGCCCCGGTGGTCAGAGTGTCAACACCACCGACTCGGCCGTGCGCATCACCCACCTGCCATCCGGGCTTGTGGTTTCCAGCCAGGACCAAAAATCGCAGTTGCAGAACAAGATCAAAGGCATGCAGATTCTGCGCGCCCGCCTCTACGATGCGGAACAGCACCGGCAAAACGCAGCCCTGGATGCCACGCGCCGCAGTCAGGTTGGCAGCGGCGAACGCGCCGAAAAAATCCGCACCTACAACTTCCCCCAAAGTCGCGTCACCGATCACCGCATTGGCAAAACCCTCTATCAACTGGAGGCTGTGCTGGCCGGTGATCTGGATGAGTTTATCAACGAGTTGAACACAGCTGACCAGGCTGAACGCCTGCAGGCAGCTGCCGAAAGCAATGAATGA
- a CDS encoding adenine phosphoribosyltransferase (Catalyzes a salvage reaction resulting in the formation of AMP, that is energically less costly than de novo synthesis), with amino-acid sequence MEVELAGEREFYTVEIAGLTRRLPLFEVAPGVRIAVFNMLGDTTVVKATAAVLSERIKQQAGGADVLVTAEAKSIPLIYELSALLGLPYIVLRKTYKPYMGAAISAETLSMTTGAPQQLFLDEKDHASIAGRKVILVDDVVSTGSTLTGMRSVITKAGATAIATAAVFTEGNDDGWQDVIALANLPVFIDQK; translated from the coding sequence ATGGAGGTTGAGTTGGCTGGCGAACGTGAATTTTATACTGTCGAAATTGCGGGTCTGACCCGCCGCTTACCCCTGTTCGAGGTGGCGCCGGGGGTACGCATTGCGGTCTTCAACATGCTCGGCGATACCACCGTGGTCAAGGCGACGGCAGCGGTTCTGTCTGAGCGCATCAAACAGCAAGCGGGCGGCGCCGATGTCCTCGTCACCGCGGAGGCCAAGAGCATCCCGCTGATCTACGAGCTGTCCGCGCTCCTGGGTCTGCCCTATATCGTCCTGCGCAAGACGTACAAGCCCTACATGGGCGCGGCCATCTCGGCTGAGACTCTGTCTATGACCACCGGTGCGCCGCAGCAGCTCTTTCTGGATGAAAAAGACCATGCCAGCATCGCAGGCCGCAAGGTCATCCTGGTGGATGATGTGGTCAGCACAGGCAGCACGTTGACAGGAATGAGATCGGTCATCACCAAGGCCGGCGCGACCGCCATTGCCACCGCCGCGGTGTTTACCGAAGGCAACGATGACGGCTGGCAGGATGTCATTGCGCTGGCTAACTTGCCTGTTTTCATAGATCAGAAGTAA
- a CDS encoding tetratricopeptide repeat protein, with translation MAHDIVRENSTPADQVRQLLDQAERTLPMLRAQGTAASALLTTFDQLWAQLPALEQNGMDLRAERGRWEALQRALRARTRWVVPAIAAWDVARQQAQAEPARWWWYLDQTLMAERRRTWRRRLTIVGAVTVLGVVTLLLLRHFFPQDPNVAAAEAHRLQAERYIQVEDWAGAFTQYEQAIHLTPAEPDLLIWLGVLREQMGEPQAAEPWYDQARLLIADPVRFYVERAFIYLQIQRAAEGERDARAALALNDRSPQAYYVLANAAEMQERLDEAIEAYKRTAVLADEDDPNLAALARVRMAMLLQAAQMQSMQPPSPTP, from the coding sequence ATGGCCCATGACATCGTTCGTGAAAACAGCACCCCGGCGGACCAGGTGCGCCAGCTGCTTGACCAGGCTGAACGCACGCTGCCCATGCTCCGCGCGCAGGGGACGGCCGCGTCCGCCTTGTTGACGACGTTCGATCAGCTTTGGGCGCAGTTGCCGGCGCTGGAACAGAATGGCATGGACCTGCGTGCGGAGCGCGGGCGCTGGGAGGCCTTGCAACGCGCCCTGCGCGCCCGCACGCGTTGGGTCGTTCCGGCCATTGCCGCGTGGGATGTCGCCCGCCAGCAGGCGCAAGCCGAACCGGCGCGCTGGTGGTGGTATCTGGATCAGACCCTGATGGCTGAGCGACGCCGCACCTGGCGCCGCAGGCTGACCATCGTGGGCGCCGTCACTGTGCTCGGCGTCGTGACCCTACTCCTGCTGCGGCACTTCTTCCCGCAGGATCCCAACGTGGCCGCGGCCGAGGCGCATCGCCTGCAGGCCGAGCGCTACATCCAGGTTGAAGATTGGGCCGGCGCCTTTACGCAGTACGAACAGGCGATTCACCTGACGCCTGCCGAACCCGACCTGCTCATCTGGCTGGGAGTGTTGCGTGAACAGATGGGCGAGCCGCAGGCCGCTGAACCGTGGTATGACCAGGCGCGACTGCTCATCGCCGATCCGGTGCGCTTTTATGTCGAACGCGCCTTCATCTACTTGCAGATTCAGCGCGCGGCAGAGGGCGAACGGGACGCCCGCGCCGCGCTGGCGTTGAACGACCGGTCGCCCCAGGCGTATTACGTCCTGGCCAACGCCGCAGAGATGCAAGAGCGCCTCGACGAAGCGATCGAGGCATACAAGCGCACGGCAGTGCTGGCCGACGAGGATGACCCCAACCTGGCCGCGCTGGCACGGGTGCGCATGGCGATGCTGTTGCAAGCGGCTCAGATGCAGAGCATGCAACCGCCCTCGCCCACACCTTGA
- a CDS encoding MBL fold metallo-hydrolase, with the protein MQEIAPGVFVETGYRNANVGCIITEDGVILVDTPMVPAQAQAWRKHVAEASSNARILYVINTDHHRGHSLGNQFYLPAPVVAHERAWKEMRGYTDNFKQRVRDSFKKEPDIQVQFNDLQIIRPEITFKKRLTLLRGGREVRLIWIGGHTLATAVVWLPAERVLFSGDAVWLDQHPYMAQANSRDWLHGLAFIKKLNPVTIVPGHGPPCGVEAVDRVTEYIRYMRAQVKHMFRQGKSKQETGSLLVKDLVTWFPIPAGRKAKIESQIKQGIGRVYEEIRRTAVTDS; encoded by the coding sequence ATGCAAGAGATTGCACCGGGCGTGTTTGTGGAAACCGGCTATCGCAATGCCAATGTCGGCTGCATCATCACAGAGGATGGCGTCATCCTGGTGGATACGCCCATGGTCCCGGCGCAGGCGCAAGCCTGGCGCAAGCATGTGGCCGAAGCATCCTCCAACGCCCGCATCCTCTACGTCATCAACACCGATCATCATCGGGGACATTCGCTGGGCAATCAGTTCTATTTGCCGGCGCCGGTGGTTGCCCATGAGCGCGCCTGGAAGGAGATGCGCGGCTACACCGATAACTTCAAGCAGCGGGTGCGCGACTCTTTCAAGAAAGAGCCGGACATCCAGGTGCAGTTCAACGATCTGCAGATCATCCGCCCTGAGATCACCTTCAAGAAGCGTCTGACCCTCCTGCGCGGCGGGCGCGAGGTGCGCTTGATCTGGATTGGCGGGCACACGCTGGCCACGGCCGTGGTGTGGCTGCCCGCGGAGCGCGTCCTGTTTTCCGGCGATGCAGTATGGCTGGATCAGCATCCCTACATGGCGCAGGCCAACTCGCGCGACTGGCTGCACGGCCTGGCCTTCATCAAAAAGCTCAATCCGGTGACCATTGTGCCGGGGCATGGCCCGCCGTGCGGCGTCGAAGCCGTGGACCGGGTGACCGAGTATATTCGCTACATGCGCGCCCAGGTCAAGCATATGTTCCGACAGGGCAAATCCAAGCAAGAGACCGGCTCGCTCCTGGTCAAGGACCTGGTTACCTGGTTCCCCATCCCGGCTGGCCGCAAGGCCAAGATCGAATCCCAGATCAAACAGGGTATTGGCCGTGTCTACGAAGAAATACGGCGCACTGCCGTGACCGATTCGTAG
- a CDS encoding alanyl-tRNA editing protein, which produces MNNLATRLYWHDAYLRNFEAAVSDLTTVNGQPAVALSASAFYPTGGGQPCDTGLLNGVAVTDVIADDGVVWHLLEAPLAVGAVHGQITWPRRYDHMQQHTGQHILSQAFIVTCGAETVGFHLGVESTTIDLNQATVNQADLEAAETLANQIIAENRPVTGRFVTAGDLPTIPLRRPPSVHEAIRVVEIGDFDWSACGGTHVRQTAEVGQIKIRRLDRRGAETRIEFLCGQRALADYRRKQDTVQALVNRLSTAEDDLPAAVDRLQERLREAQHQLRDAQAELVEAEAARLWANGSPAGPRRTVQAYLDNRPLETVKAIASALRARPGCVALLACEVSPQSGGQIFCAAAADVALDMGQIMRAATAAGARGGGRGTWAQGGAANGALLRQAFDAAGAALAHLAG; this is translated from the coding sequence GTGAATAACCTGGCAACACGTCTCTATTGGCACGATGCCTACCTGCGCAACTTCGAGGCCGCGGTGAGCGACCTGACCACGGTCAACGGTCAACCGGCCGTGGCGCTCAGCGCCAGCGCGTTCTATCCCACCGGCGGCGGACAGCCTTGCGACACCGGTCTGCTCAACGGCGTTGCCGTCACCGATGTCATCGCGGACGATGGCGTGGTGTGGCACCTGCTGGAGGCACCCCTGGCGGTCGGCGCGGTGCATGGGCAGATCACCTGGCCGCGGCGTTATGACCACATGCAGCAGCATACCGGGCAGCACATCCTGTCGCAGGCGTTCATCGTGACCTGTGGAGCGGAGACGGTCGGTTTTCACCTCGGCGTGGAGAGCACGACCATTGATCTGAACCAAGCCACGGTGAACCAGGCCGACCTGGAGGCCGCCGAAACCCTGGCAAACCAGATCATCGCCGAAAATCGGCCCGTGACCGGCCGCTTCGTCACCGCAGGGGATCTGCCCACCATTCCCCTGCGCCGACCGCCCAGTGTGCATGAAGCCATTCGTGTGGTCGAAATCGGTGACTTCGACTGGTCGGCCTGCGGTGGCACGCATGTGAGGCAGACGGCAGAAGTTGGACAGATCAAGATACGGCGGTTGGATCGACGCGGCGCGGAGACGCGCATCGAGTTTCTGTGCGGACAGCGCGCCCTGGCCGACTATCGCCGCAAGCAGGATACAGTCCAAGCCCTGGTCAACCGCCTGAGCACCGCGGAGGATGACTTGCCCGCGGCCGTGGATCGCCTGCAGGAGCGGCTGCGCGAGGCGCAGCATCAGTTGCGCGACGCGCAGGCCGAGCTTGTGGAGGCGGAGGCCGCGCGGCTGTGGGCCAACGGTTCCCCCGCCGGCCCCAGGCGCACCGTGCAGGCGTATCTGGACAACCGCCCGCTGGAGACAGTCAAAGCCATTGCCAGCGCGCTGCGCGCCCGGCCTGGCTGCGTGGCCCTGCTGGCCTGCGAGGTTAGCCCGCAGAGCGGGGGCCAGATCTTCTGCGCGGCGGCCGCGGACGTGGCGCTGGACATGGGGCAGATCATGCGCGCCGCCACCGCGGCCGGCGCGCGTGGGGGCGGCCGCGGAACATGGGCACAGGGAGGCGCCGCCAACGGCGCCTTGTTGCGGCAAGCCTTCGACGCCGCTGGTGCGGCCCTGGCGCACCTGGCGGGTTAA
- a CDS encoding ABC transporter ATP-binding protein: protein MSDTLITATRLSKSYLQNGRVVKALANVSFDVHDGEFVALVGPSGCGKSTLLRLVGGLLAPDEGEVLMNGAPVTGPRTEIGFVFQAANLMPWRTVLDNIALPLDVLGAAATGVAASGMTSADARREARRLSDLVGLQGFEQAYPRQLSGGMQQRVVLARALIHRPRLLLLDEPFGALDALTRERMNFELLRVWQLRQATVILVTHSIAEAVLLADRVMVMGPRPGHVTATIPIPLPRPRSADLLSTEHFGRLALAVRRAIDQAGQPWPGPPIQTLSA from the coding sequence ATGAGCGACACGTTGATTACAGCCACGCGGCTGAGCAAGAGCTATCTGCAGAACGGTCGCGTGGTGAAGGCGCTGGCCAACGTCAGCTTCGACGTGCATGACGGCGAGTTCGTTGCGCTGGTGGGGCCTTCGGGCTGCGGCAAAAGCACGCTGCTGCGCCTGGTGGGCGGCCTGCTGGCTCCTGACGAGGGCGAAGTCCTGATGAACGGCGCCCCAGTGACCGGCCCACGAACGGAGATCGGCTTCGTCTTCCAGGCCGCCAACCTGATGCCCTGGCGCACCGTGTTGGACAATATCGCCCTGCCGCTCGATGTACTCGGCGCGGCGGCCACCGGTGTCGCGGCCAGCGGCATGACCAGCGCCGACGCGCGGCGCGAGGCCAGGCGCCTGAGCGATCTCGTCGGTCTGCAGGGCTTCGAACAGGCCTACCCGCGGCAGTTGTCGGGCGGCATGCAACAGCGGGTGGTGTTGGCGCGGGCGCTGATTCACCGCCCGCGCCTGCTGCTGCTCGATGAACCGTTTGGTGCGCTGGACGCCCTGACCCGCGAGCGCATGAACTTCGAACTGCTGCGCGTCTGGCAACTGCGACAAGCGACCGTCATCCTGGTCACGCACAGCATCGCCGAAGCCGTCCTCCTGGCCGATCGCGTGATGGTGATGGGGCCGCGTCCCGGCCACGTCACCGCCACCATTCCCATCCCCCTGCCCCGCCCGCGCAGCGCCGACCTGCTGAGCACCGAGCATTTCGGACGCCTGGCCCTGGCCGTGCGTCGCGCCATTGACCAGGCCGGCCAGCCGTGGCCCGGACCGCCGATTCAAACCCTATCCGCATAA
- a CDS encoding ABC transporter substrate-binding protein has protein sequence MKIQFAKMTRIITMLTLLAALAGCVPVSAPASTPGASVVTAPTAAAAETIELAMGYIPSVQFAPFYVAVEKGFYREEGLEVKFRYGFESDLIKLVGSNELQFMIGSGEEVILGRAQGLPVIYAMSWYRKFPVVVFAPKGSGLDSPAKLIGHKIGIPGLFGASYVGWKALVYATQLDESKVSLQSIGFTQAAAVQSQQVDAALDYSVNGPVQMRLAGQEVDEIFVADYVDLPSNGIITNDKTVAEQPELVRRFVRATLRGLEYTLVNPDGAFALSLQQVPEAGADETARKTNRAIFDEVLKLWQTEGVLGFSDPGRWETAARFMQAMGLITTAVKPETLYTNQFVETR, from the coding sequence ATGAAAATACAATTTGCGAAGATGACACGAATCATTACGATGCTCACCCTGCTGGCTGCTCTTGCGGGTTGCGTCCCGGTCAGCGCGCCGGCTTCGACCCCTGGTGCATCGGTTGTCACGGCGCCGACCGCGGCTGCTGCCGAAACGATCGAGCTGGCGATGGGCTACATTCCAAGCGTGCAGTTTGCCCCGTTCTACGTCGCCGTGGAAAAGGGCTTCTATCGCGAGGAAGGGCTGGAGGTCAAGTTCCGCTACGGCTTCGAATCGGACCTCATCAAACTGGTGGGCAGCAACGAACTGCAGTTCATGATCGGCAGCGGCGAAGAGGTGATCCTGGGGCGCGCCCAGGGCCTGCCGGTGATCTACGCTATGAGCTGGTACCGCAAGTTCCCGGTCGTGGTCTTTGCCCCCAAAGGCAGCGGGCTGGACTCGCCGGCCAAGCTCATTGGCCACAAGATCGGCATTCCGGGCCTGTTTGGCGCCAGCTATGTCGGCTGGAAGGCGCTGGTCTACGCCACCCAACTGGACGAGAGCAAGGTCAGCCTGCAGAGCATCGGCTTCACGCAGGCCGCGGCCGTGCAGAGCCAGCAGGTGGACGCGGCGCTCGACTATTCGGTCAACGGGCCGGTGCAGATGCGCCTGGCCGGGCAGGAGGTGGATGAGATCTTCGTGGCCGACTACGTTGATTTGCCCTCCAACGGCATCATCACCAACGACAAGACGGTCGCCGAACAGCCAGAACTCGTGCGCAGGTTCGTGCGCGCCACGCTGCGCGGGCTGGAATACACCCTGGTCAACCCGGACGGCGCCTTTGCCCTGAGCCTGCAACAGGTGCCCGAAGCCGGCGCTGACGAGACGGCCCGCAAGACCAATCGCGCCATCTTCGACGAAGTCCTCAAGCTGTGGCAGACCGAAGGCGTCCTGGGCTTTTCTGACCCCGGGCGTTGGGAAACGGCTGCCCGCTTCATGCAAGCGATGGGCCTCATCACCACCGCGGTCAAGCCGGAGACGCTCTACACGAACCAATTCGTGGAAACGAGATAG